In one window of Schistosoma haematobium chromosome 5, whole genome shotgun sequence DNA:
- a CDS encoding hypothetical protein (EggNog:ENOG4103A8K~COG:K), whose translation MEYHITQHSFMDYGDDNDDVDDLKSHFSNIYSHEEKINNQSNMYDTMIDNLQDEMNPDYSTSNNNGNNNNNNNDNSRKESTILNQSSLMWLDDSLDTDILPLSGLSELSSYSIPIISNDNSENDDSNWSMWLKTCSSQSPATDRKANKFTIKLSDEDFSIHHQEPDYAHHRHHYQHHHHHHHHHHHHHCQQYDQCQNHSTDKEINLTNEESLKKTNDTDNNIDDIGQQQQQQPRRDSLNTEVTEKIEPIESDIDNPPHFRDKYPSHHYHHIHYHHHQHHHHHHHHHHHHIHEDQQSSLNEMTNSIEECNKCQSFEFKRNYTLDKNLNDVIKDKDNDNDFIKTIDYLDEMFNLELTDFWHTSHNRVIQWLNNNIQQTMSTLKD comes from the coding sequence atgGAATATCATATTACACAACATTCATTTATGGATTATggagatgataatgatgatgttgatgatttgAAAAGTCATTTCTCTAACATTTATTCCCATgaagaaaaaatcaataatcaatcaaatatGTATGATACTATGATTGATAATTTACAAGATGAAATGAATCCCGACTATtcaactagtaataataatggtaataataataataataataatgataatagtcgAAAAGAGTCAACAATATTAAATCAATCATCATTAATGTGGCTTGATGATTCATTAGATACAGATATTCTACCATTATCTGGATTAAGTGAATTATCATCATATAGTATTCCTATAATATCAAATGATAATTCAGAAAATGATGATTCTAATTGGAGTATGTGGTTAAAAACATGTTCATCTCAATCACCAGCTACTGATAGGAAAGCAAATAAATTTACTATTAAATTATCAGATGAAGATTTTTCTATTCATCATCAAGAACCAGATTATGCACATCATAGGCATCattatcaacatcatcatcatcaccaccatcatcatcatcatcatcattgtcaaCAGTATGATCAATGTCAAAATCATAGTACAGATAAGGAAATTAACTTAACAAATGAAGAATCTTTGAAGAAAACAAATGACACtgacaataatattgatgatattggacaacagcaacaacaacaaccacgtAGGGATTCATTAAACACTGAAGTGACAGAGAAAATCGAACCCATTGAAAGCGATATTGATAATCCTCCTCATTTCCGGGATAAATATCCttctcatcattatcatcatattcattatcaccatcatcagcatcatcatcaccaccaccatcatcatcatcaccatatTCATGAAGATCAACAATCATCTCTGAATGAAATGACTAATTCTATTGAAGAATGTAATAAATGTCAATCATTTGAATTCAAACGAAATTATACACTGGATAAAAATCTGAATGATGTTATCAAGGAtaaagataatgataatgattttaTCAAAACGATTGATTATTTAGATGAAATGTTCAATTTAGAATTGACTGATTTTTGGCATACATCACATAATCGTGTTATTCAATGgttgaataataatatacaacAAACGATGTCAACATTAAAAgattaa